A single Halarcobacter anaerophilus DNA region contains:
- a CDS encoding rhodanese-like domain-containing protein, whose amino-acid sequence MENQIEYYENKLKYEIDSWDLSQAFNKEHIKGAINFPHRTMNEETTKNLDKQFIYICYCDGIGCNGSTKGALNIAKLGFKTKELIGGLSWWKRDGHETSKEKNKETLCGC is encoded by the coding sequence ATGGAAAATCAAATTGAATATTATGAAAACAAATTAAAGTATGAGATAGATTCATGGGATTTGTCTCAAGCTTTTAATAAAGAACATATAAAAGGTGCAATAAATTTCCCCCATAGAACAATGAATGAAGAGACAACAAAAAACTTAGACAAACAATTTATATATATATGTTATTGTGACGGCATTGGCTGCAACGGTTCCACAAAAGGAGCTTTAAATATAGCAAAGTTGGGATTTAAGACAAAAGAGCTTATAGGAGGTTTAAGTTGGTGGAAAAGAGATGGACACGAAACTTCAAAAGAAAAAAATAAAGAGACTCTTTGTGGATGCTAA
- a CDS encoding OmpA family protein has translation MQNKNNNTNFWISYADLMAGLLFVFILLIGAIIVKYTLLQSESAELETNLQKEKTALEKNRNELLLKEKRLKNIINELDESEEEVKNLQEEAILMNEKLKNSILENEQLKLTITEKEGLLEDKESLIKEFTLSKEEIEKKLEDLNKQKTELLGKLDSMSTLLANKEEEYEKLSNSSKKKLDSLVEQKLEKEKLIELLKSKNQDLDAEMKVMAIKLQNSEKEHTLLVNELETTKTKIKNLTGIKIKVITLLKEKLGKNINIDSKSGNLRLSSNILFDQGKSELKPSSKAFLKNAVYDYFQTILNNKEINRYIDTIVIEGHTNSTGGFLYNLDLSQKRAYSVMDFLLSLDFKNKEKLRQLVVASGRSYLDPVFDKNGKEDKEASRRIEIKLNIKNEEAIKEIRTILK, from the coding sequence ATGCAAAATAAAAACAATAATACCAATTTTTGGATATCTTATGCAGATTTGATGGCAGGTCTTCTTTTTGTTTTTATCCTTTTAATAGGTGCAATTATCGTAAAATATACCCTTCTTCAAAGTGAAAGTGCCGAACTTGAAACAAATCTTCAAAAAGAGAAAACGGCATTGGAAAAAAATAGAAATGAACTTTTATTAAAAGAAAAAAGACTTAAAAATATTATAAATGAGCTTGATGAAAGTGAAGAAGAGGTAAAAAATCTTCAAGAAGAAGCAATTTTAATGAATGAAAAACTGAAAAATTCTATTTTGGAAAATGAACAGTTAAAACTTACGATAACAGAAAAAGAGGGCTTACTTGAAGATAAAGAGAGTTTGATAAAAGAGTTTACTCTTTCAAAAGAGGAGATAGAAAAAAAATTAGAGGATTTAAATAAGCAAAAAACTGAACTTTTAGGAAAGCTTGATTCTATGAGCACTCTTTTGGCAAATAAAGAAGAAGAGTATGAAAAATTATCAAATAGCAGTAAGAAAAAGCTTGATTCTTTAGTAGAGCAAAAGTTAGAAAAAGAGAAATTAATAGAACTTTTAAAAAGTAAAAATCAAGATTTAGATGCAGAAATGAAAGTTATGGCAATAAAATTGCAAAACAGTGAAAAAGAGCATACACTTTTAGTAAATGAACTTGAAACAACAAAAACAAAAATAAAAAATTTGACAGGTATAAAAATCAAAGTAATCACTCTTTTAAAAGAGAAACTAGGGAAAAATATAAATATAGATTCTAAAAGTGGAAACTTAAGACTCTCTTCGAATATTTTGTTTGATCAGGGAAAATCCGAATTAAAACCTAGTTCAAAAGCTTTTTTGAAAAATGCGGTATATGACTATTTTCAAACAATATTAAATAACAAAGAGATAAACAGATATATTGATACTATTGTAATAGAAGGTCATACAAACTCTACGGGAGGTTTTTTATATAATCTTGATTTGTCACAAAAAAGAGCATATTCAGTAATGGATTTTTTACTCTCTTTAGATTTTAAAAATAAAGAGAAATTACGACAGCTTGTTGTCGCAAGCGGAAGATCATATTTAGATCCCGTATTTGATAAAAACGGCAAAGAAGATAAAGAGGCTTCAAGAAGAATAGAGATAAAACTGAATATAAAAAATGAAGAAGCAATAAAAGAGATAAGAACTATTTTAAAATAG
- a CDS encoding NAD(P)H-dependent oxidoreductase produces MDKTFMEAMDFRHACKIFDETKKISDEDMKFILEVARKSPSSFGQEGWKFLVITNEELKAKLRPFCWDQPQVTTCSHLVIVLGAVEALKPSSKVPAKRFGRRELPQEKIDAYVELYENHLKTTGVLDNDKTLFAWSARQTYIAAGNMMTAAATKGIDSCPIEGFEKEKVEEVLGLDTSKYQLSLVLPFGYRINPQSTQMRLAFDEVVEFIK; encoded by the coding sequence ATGGACAAAACTTTTATGGAAGCTATGGATTTCAGACATGCTTGTAAAATTTTTGATGAAACAAAAAAAATAAGTGATGAGGATATGAAATTTATCCTTGAAGTGGCAAGAAAATCTCCAAGCTCTTTCGGGCAAGAGGGATGGAAATTTTTGGTTATCACAAATGAAGAGCTAAAAGCAAAATTAAGACCTTTTTGCTGGGATCAGCCGCAAGTTACTACTTGCTCTCATTTAGTAATTGTTTTAGGTGCCGTTGAAGCATTAAAACCTTCAAGTAAAGTTCCTGCCAAAAGATTCGGAAGAAGAGAATTGCCTCAAGAAAAAATTGATGCCTATGTCGAACTTTATGAAAATCATCTAAAAACAACAGGAGTTTTAGATAATGATAAGACACTGTTTGCATGGAGTGCAAGACAAACGTATATAGCAGCAGGAAATATGATGACGGCAGCTGCAACAAAAGGGATTGATTCTTGTCCTATTGAAGGTTTTGAAAAAGAGAAAGTAGAAGAAGTTTTAGGACTTGATACTTCTAAATATCAATTATCTTTGGTTTTACCTTTCGGATATAGAATTAATCCTCAATCAACTCAAATGAGATTAGCATTTGATGAAGTAGTCGAGTTTATAAAATAA
- a CDS encoding winged helix-turn-helix transcriptional regulator — protein MYIINNKEYKCSVAVTLDIFNDRWKLSIIWHLLDGNKRFKELHEIISEITQKTLTVKLKELEEKNIINREVFPEVPPKVVYSLTEVGEKLRPVLEEMYNWGILYSSTHGKVTDENSCDVDLSKK, from the coding sequence ATGTATATTATAAATAACAAAGAGTATAAATGCTCGGTTGCAGTCACCTTGGATATTTTTAATGACAGATGGAAATTATCTATTATCTGGCACTTATTAGATGGCAACAAAAGATTTAAAGAGTTACACGAAATAATCAGTGAAATAACCCAGAAAACTTTAACGGTCAAATTAAAAGAGCTTGAAGAAAAAAATATCATTAACAGAGAAGTATTCCCTGAGGTTCCGCCTAAAGTCGTTTATTCTCTAACAGAAGTTGGAGAAAAACTAAGACCCGTATTAGAAGAGATGTATAATTGGGGAATTTTATACAGTTCAACTCACGGGAAAGTAACAGATGAAAATTCATGTGATGTAGATTTAAGTAAAAAGTGA
- a CDS encoding thioredoxin fold domain-containing protein encodes MLKLLKTVFIALAVISVANAATPLSKEQTKNLESLDLFKKAQIKVNRAFDAGDVYLLNITVQNNPHKIYLTKNKKFLIQGEMVDTATGMPLMIPDMPVDLKSTLGKEVFTFGKGKDEYVLFTDPECPYCKKFESYFDKIEDKVKMRVFFYPLPFHKNAKDISLYIMSKKGYEASKEAMTETTKDTPAFKNRKYKAGELEKLQKKLDEQMALASKLSVAGTPTVFDKEGNKVSWVKILQKYGVDLE; translated from the coding sequence ATGTTAAAACTTTTAAAAACAGTCTTTATTGCATTAGCAGTAATCAGTGTTGCAAATGCAGCTACACCTTTATCAAAGGAACAAACAAAAAATCTAGAGTCTTTGGATCTTTTTAAAAAAGCTCAAATAAAAGTAAATAGAGCTTTTGATGCGGGAGATGTATATCTTTTAAATATTACAGTACAAAATAACCCGCATAAAATCTATCTTACAAAAAATAAAAAATTTTTAATTCAAGGAGAAATGGTTGATACAGCTACAGGTATGCCTCTTATGATACCTGATATGCCGGTTGATTTAAAAAGCACTTTAGGAAAAGAGGTTTTTACTTTTGGAAAAGGTAAAGATGAATATGTACTGTTTACGGATCCTGAATGCCCGTATTGTAAAAAATTTGAATCATATTTTGATAAAATTGAAGATAAAGTAAAAATGAGAGTATTCTTTTACCCTTTACCGTTTCATAAAAATGCAAAAGATATTTCATTATATATAATGAGTAAAAAAGGATATGAAGCTTCAAAAGAGGCAATGACGGAAACAACAAAAGATACCCCGGCTTTTAAAAATAGAAAATATAAAGCAGGAGAACTGGAAAAACTTCAAAAGAAACTTGATGAACAAATGGCACTTGCATCTAAACTCTCAGTTGCAGGAACACCTACAGTTTTCGACAAAGAAGGGAATAAAGTTTCATGGGTAAAAATACTTCAAAAATATGGAGTTGATTTAGAATAG
- a CDS encoding NADH:flavin oxidoreductase/NADH oxidase, giving the protein MSRFFQKANIGKMQLNNRIIMAPMCMYKSDNSGKVKNFHHFHYTARALGKIGLIIVEATAIEPRGRISNNDLGLWEKSQIKGHKKLVDSCHKFGSKIALQIAHAGRKSIVKETTPIAPSKIIFSKNLPCKMPNSMDSYDIEDIKKKFVKTAKRAKKAGYDAVELHAAHGYLLCEFLSSLTNKREDTYGGSLENRCRLTVEIAKLIKQKVGLPLLVRISADEWMNEGWNIEDSVYLSKELEKVGVDAIHVSAGGNQEVVDNMPEIKPLYQCHYAKKIKESVNIPVIAVGFITTPHECEEILNNNVSDFVALGRELLRNPNFIFNAAQELNERDFIESSYLRAY; this is encoded by the coding sequence ATGAGCCGATTTTTTCAAAAAGCAAATATAGGGAAGATGCAACTTAATAATAGAATAATAATGGCACCTATGTGTATGTATAAAAGTGATAATAGCGGAAAAGTAAAGAATTTCCATCATTTTCATTACACCGCAAGAGCTTTAGGGAAAATCGGTTTGATAATAGTTGAAGCTACAGCAATAGAACCAAGAGGAAGAATATCGAATAATGATTTGGGACTTTGGGAAAAATCTCAAATAAAAGGGCATAAAAAGTTAGTTGATAGTTGCCATAAATTTGGTTCTAAAATAGCTTTGCAAATTGCACATGCAGGAAGAAAATCTATTGTAAAAGAGACTACGCCTATTGCTCCTTCTAAAATAATCTTTTCAAAAAACTTACCGTGTAAGATGCCAAATAGTATGGATTCTTATGATATTGAAGATATTAAGAAAAAATTCGTAAAAACCGCAAAAAGAGCAAAAAAAGCGGGATATGATGCAGTTGAACTTCATGCAGCCCACGGATATCTGCTTTGTGAATTTCTATCTAGTTTAACTAATAAAAGAGAAGATACTTACGGTGGAAGTTTAGAGAACAGATGCAGACTAACTGTTGAAATAGCAAAACTTATAAAACAAAAAGTTGGCTTGCCTCTTTTAGTCAGAATAAGTGCGGATGAATGGATGAATGAAGGATGGAATATAGAAGATTCCGTTTATTTATCAAAAGAGTTAGAAAAAGTGGGAGTTGATGCTATTCACGTATCAGCCGGAGGAAATCAAGAAGTAGTAGATAATATGCCTGAAATAAAACCTTTATATCAATGCCATTATGCAAAAAAAATAAAAGAGAGTGTAAATATCCCTGTGATTGCAGTCGGTTTTATTACAACGCCTCATGAATGTGAAGAGATATTAAATAATAATGTTTCTGATTTTGTCGCCTTAGGAAGAGAACTTTTGCGAAATCCAAACTTTATCTTTAACGCGGCACAAGAATTAAATGAAAGAGATTTTATTGAAAGCTCTTATTTAAGAGCTTACTAA
- a CDS encoding AEC family transporter yields MENFVLILLCIVIGYGINRLQIFSKDAAITLNQFAINISLPAMILLQIPKLHFSIEALIPAIIAWGVMTVSALLILYLSKIFEFSKEVTGSLMLVAVLTNSSFQGIPVINAYLGDSALPYVLIYDQLGTFIALAIYGTFIASFYSKKSELSFRIIIYKVLTFPPFLSLVIALFLMGVEFNETVTEVLKDLAATIVPIALVAVGLQLKFKLPREEIKPFSVALIVKLLLAPLIAFIIAKIFNWNSEASVVSILEAGMSPMITAGAIASMAGLAPRLSSAIVGYGILISFITTYFIYILIG; encoded by the coding sequence ATGGAAAATTTTGTATTAATTTTATTGTGTATCGTTATTGGTTATGGCATAAACAGACTGCAAATCTTTTCAAAAGATGCAGCTATAACACTAAATCAGTTTGCCATTAATATTTCTCTTCCGGCTATGATTCTTTTGCAAATACCGAAACTTCATTTCTCTATTGAAGCTTTAATTCCGGCAATCATTGCTTGGGGTGTTATGACAGTATCAGCTCTTTTAATCCTATATTTGTCAAAAATTTTTGAGTTTAGTAAAGAAGTTACGGGTTCTCTTATGCTTGTTGCAGTTTTAACAAACTCATCTTTTCAAGGTATCCCCGTAATAAATGCATATTTAGGAGACAGTGCCTTACCTTATGTTTTAATTTACGATCAGTTAGGAACTTTTATTGCTTTAGCTATTTACGGAACTTTTATTGCTTCTTTTTATTCTAAAAAAAGCGAGCTTAGTTTTAGAATAATTATTTATAAAGTATTAACTTTCCCTCCTTTTTTATCTTTGGTTATCGCCCTTTTTCTAATGGGTGTTGAATTTAATGAAACAGTAACTGAAGTTTTAAAAGATTTAGCCGCAACTATTGTTCCGATAGCTCTTGTTGCAGTTGGATTACAGCTTAAGTTTAAACTTCCAAGAGAAGAGATAAAACCTTTTAGCGTGGCATTAATAGTAAAACTTCTGCTTGCACCTTTAATTGCTTTTATAATTGCTAAAATCTTTAATTGGAATAGTGAAGCTTCGGTAGTTTCAATACTAGAAGCAGGTATGTCACCTATGATTACGGCAGGAGCAATTGCTTCAATGGCAGGCTTAGCTCCAAGATTAAGTTCTGCAATTGTGGGTTACGGAATTTTGATTTCATTTATTACGACATATTTTATTTATATCTTAATAGGATAA
- a CDS encoding DMT family transporter, whose amino-acid sequence MKKKDDKTIYFIGMIVAMLIWGVAWPSGKATAEHSNAEVAAFWRYAISFITIIPVIWYMKTPLKTDKIGALYMIIAGLLISLFNYLFFAGLSHGEAGYGGTMVTAISPILTYLLSITVFRTKVNTKQVIALSIGIFAAVILLKIPFEGLGFLNLNSSYFLECAVVWSVVTIIAQKASKRVDPMFYTLIVFGITGLTNMFFALPYHPFEISKFDSVFWWNILFIGVLAGTFSTALFFISASKIGAHQTGVFMFIVPVGAIVSSWFIYNENIVLSTVVGCVLAFVAVVLFNSKRGLRKKAQVI is encoded by the coding sequence ATGAAAAAAAAAGATGATAAAACAATATATTTTATAGGAATGATTGTTGCAATGCTCATTTGGGGCGTAGCATGGCCTTCAGGTAAAGCAACTGCAGAACATTCTAATGCCGAGGTGGCAGCATTTTGGCGATATGCAATCTCTTTTATAACTATTATTCCTGTAATTTGGTATATGAAAACTCCTCTTAAAACAGATAAAATAGGAGCTTTGTATATGATAATTGCAGGTCTTCTAATTTCACTTTTTAATTATCTGTTTTTTGCAGGTTTATCTCATGGTGAAGCCGGTTACGGAGGAACAATGGTAACAGCAATTTCTCCTATTTTAACTTATCTTCTGTCAATTACGGTTTTTAGAACAAAGGTAAATACAAAACAGGTTATAGCTTTAAGTATAGGTATCTTCGCAGCAGTAATTCTTCTAAAAATTCCTTTTGAAGGTTTAGGTTTTTTAAATCTTAACAGTTCATATTTTTTAGAGTGTGCCGTTGTATGGTCGGTTGTAACTATAATTGCTCAAAAGGCTTCAAAAAGAGTTGACCCAATGTTTTATACTTTGATTGTATTTGGGATTACAGGTTTAACTAATATGTTTTTTGCTCTGCCTTACCACCCTTTTGAAATTAGTAAGTTTGATAGTGTTTTTTGGTGGAATATTCTTTTTATAGGAGTCTTGGCTGGTACTTTTAGCACAGCTTTATTTTTTATATCTGCAAGCAAAATAGGAGCTCATCAAACAGGGGTTTTTATGTTTATTGTTCCTGTAGGTGCTATTGTTTCAAGTTGGTTTATCTATAATGAAAATATTGTATTATCGACCGTAGTCGGGTGTGTTTTAGCTTTTGTTGCCGTCGTGCTTTTTAACTCGAAAAGAGGTTTAAGAAAAAAAGCTCAGGTAATTTAA
- a CDS encoding NAD(P)H-dependent oxidoreductase, with product MKKVLILNGHQYYKGPANGELTGHIIEKAKEFFSKNGFEVKYTHIEKGYDVKEECEKFQWADYVLLQYPVYWMGVPWITKKYFDESFTQGVHYESDGRSRNDASKRYGSGGLLKGKKYMLSLTYNCPTSEFSAKDGFFDGLSLDEANIATHKIFQFCGLKPLETYSVHDIFKGDLDLDSELKKFESVLSKNFL from the coding sequence ATGAAAAAAGTTTTGATTTTAAATGGACATCAATATTATAAAGGTCCTGCAAACGGTGAGTTGACGGGACATATTATTGAAAAAGCGAAAGAGTTTTTTTCAAAAAACGGTTTTGAAGTTAAATATACTCATATTGAAAAAGGGTATGATGTAAAAGAAGAGTGTGAAAAGTTTCAATGGGCTGATTATGTATTATTACAATATCCGGTTTACTGGATGGGCGTACCTTGGATAACAAAAAAATATTTTGATGAATCTTTTACTCAAGGAGTTCATTATGAAAGCGACGGAAGAAGTAGAAATGATGCTTCTAAAAGATATGGAAGCGGAGGCTTATTAAAAGGTAAAAAATATATGTTATCTTTAACTTACAACTGTCCTACAAGTGAGTTTAGTGCCAAAGATGGATTTTTCGACGGTTTGAGTTTAGATGAAGCAAATATTGCTACTCATAAAATATTTCAATTTTGTGGACTAAAACCTTTGGAAACTTATTCTGTTCATGATATTTTCAAAGGGGATTTGGATTTAGATTCTGAGTTGAAAAAATTCGAATCGGTATTAAGTAAAAATTTTTTATAA
- a CDS encoding cold-shock protein, with product MSNRYNGTVKWFNNEKGFGFIQLEDGTKDIFVHYREVNNTGYERVSLDENQKVSFLIGNNEKGDFAQDVEKI from the coding sequence ATGTCAAATAGATACAACGGAACTGTAAAATGGTTCAACAATGAAAAAGGTTTTGGATTTATCCAATTAGAAGATGGAACAAAAGATATTTTTGTACACTACAGAGAAGTTAATAACACAGGTTATGAAAGAGTTTCATTAGATGAAAATCAAAAAGTGAGCTTTTTAATCGGAAACAATGAAAAAGGTGACTTTGCCCAAGATGTAGAAAAGATATAA
- a CDS encoding AraC family transcriptional regulator, producing MVKKSTNLKRSKIANDLMSYIFDNIQTDINLDYLSEEFNINKFHLHRIFKEQMGTSIYETIKSIRLQKASNILITNRYSTITEIANMCGYSSQTSFIRAFKQRFNQTPKYWRNGGYKEYSNKILKQNFDDNCQLDFSSLKRKLVKVVPRMAYYLRQKGYTKNYREIWEKMTAWIYTNNIKEYEQIGIYHDNPTITPLQNCDYVACVVPKVKNLNLSNTNLPMLEIQECLCITFDIEGTHNDILKLAQWVYQEWLPNSGYEKITIPTYMILKKMIFLKIIQ from the coding sequence ATGGTTAAAAAAAGTACAAATTTAAAACGAAGTAAAATTGCAAATGATTTAATGAGTTATATTTTTGATAATATTCAAACGGATATTAATTTAGATTATCTTTCAGAAGAGTTTAATATAAACAAATTCCATCTTCACCGTATTTTTAAAGAACAAATGGGTACATCTATTTACGAAACAATAAAATCAATACGTTTACAAAAAGCCTCAAATATATTAATTACAAATAGATATTCAACTATTACGGAAATAGCAAATATGTGCGGATATAGTTCTCAAACTTCATTTATAAGAGCTTTTAAACAAAGGTTTAATCAAACTCCAAAATATTGGAGAAATGGAGGATATAAAGAGTATTCTAATAAAATTTTAAAGCAAAATTTTGATGATAACTGCCAACTTGATTTTAGCAGTTTAAAAAGAAAACTTGTAAAAGTAGTTCCTAGAATGGCTTATTATCTGAGACAAAAAGGGTATACAAAAAATTATAGAGAGATTTGGGAAAAGATGACGGCATGGATTTATACAAACAATATAAAAGAGTATGAACAGATTGGAATTTATCATGATAACCCAACTATTACGCCTTTGCAAAATTGTGATTATGTAGCCTGCGTTGTTCCTAAAGTTAAAAATCTTAATTTATCAAATACCAATCTTCCTATGTTGGAAATTCAAGAGTGCTTGTGTATAACTTTCGATATAGAAGGAACTCATAATGATATTTTAAAACTTGCCCAATGGGTATATCAAGAATGGCTGCCAAATAGCGGATATGAAAAAATTACGATACCTACGTATATGATTTTGAAAAAAATGATATTTTTGAAGATAATCCAATAG
- a CDS encoding MotA/TolQ/ExbB proton channel family protein has product MSEFNGGKVNNFPRYLVIGSVPILLFVLLLLGFNQFIPLKVEIHSIIIIFLILLIFLFFIPHNAWYSFSIFKKRLEDSKENIDNFLASKELTLNGKTKSYASLDEYLKNSSKNLRNDNFANIASSIFPTLGILGTFTAIAISMPNFTVDSKQALENEITLLLSGVGTAFYASIFGIFLSIWWIFFEKRGLTKIENEMIFIKDTFKDKIWTKEEIEIATIIEKQKDSLPEKIENLLTPDYLFRLDAIIKEKLNQLEEINKTFLGIENKISESYMNFSSMFDKTAVQQEKLIENFENIQGSIEKINESFKESLSNQKINQKAVKAETYSALTSLQMVSSDLKELGKDLINAK; this is encoded by the coding sequence ATGTCTGAATTTAATGGTGGGAAAGTTAATAATTTTCCAAGGTATTTAGTAATCGGATCAGTTCCTATTCTTCTTTTTGTTTTGCTTCTTTTGGGATTTAATCAGTTTATTCCTCTAAAAGTTGAAATTCATTCAATAATAATTATTTTTTTAATACTTTTAATTTTTCTATTTTTTATACCTCACAATGCCTGGTACTCTTTTTCGATATTTAAAAAAAGATTAGAAGACTCTAAAGAGAATATAGATAATTTTTTGGCTTCAAAAGAGTTAACACTAAACGGAAAAACAAAATCTTATGCCTCTTTGGATGAGTATTTAAAAAACTCTTCAAAAAATCTTAGAAACGATAACTTTGCAAATATAGCATCTTCAATTTTTCCGACCTTGGGGATTTTAGGTACTTTTACCGCTATTGCTATTTCAATGCCTAATTTTACAGTTGATTCAAAACAGGCTTTGGAAAATGAGATTACCCTTTTGTTAAGCGGTGTAGGAACTGCTTTTTACGCTTCGATTTTCGGTATTTTTTTATCAATTTGGTGGATCTTTTTTGAGAAAAGAGGTTTAACAAAAATTGAAAATGAGATGATTTTTATTAAAGATACTTTCAAAGATAAAATTTGGACAAAAGAGGAGATTGAAATAGCGACGATAATAGAGAAACAAAAAGATTCTTTGCCTGAAAAAATAGAAAATCTTTTAACTCCCGATTATCTTTTTAGACTTGATGCAATTATTAAAGAGAAACTCAATCAGCTTGAAGAGATAAATAAAACTTTTTTAGGTATTGAAAATAAAATATCCGAAAGTTATATGAATTTTTCTTCTATGTTTGATAAAACAGCAGTTCAACAGGAAAAACTTATAGAAAATTTTGAAAATATTCAAGGAAGTATAGAAAAAATAAATGAAAGTTTTAAAGAGAGTTTGTCAAATCAAAAAATAAATCAAAAAGCCGTTAAAGCAGAGACTTATTCGGCATTAACTTCTTTGCAGATGGTATCAAGTGATTTAAAAGAGCTTGGAAAAGATTTGATAAATGCAAAATAA
- the thiI gene encoding tRNA uracil 4-sulfurtransferase ThiI, protein MVEAEVKTQKFIVKFSPEIMIKGSKAKRQMIDQLFANIKKILNKISEEIEYKKLFDKIEVVCPIEKVEEVREKLLETSGIELVLEAIQIDNMTTLDEIKKVVNEKMAEEIQNKTFVVRAKRTGQQEFKSTDIERIVGGYMLANNPTSKVDLRNPEVTIKVELIHKQLNIITNRYSGLSGFPLGTQGDILSLMSGGFDSTVASYLTMKRGIKTHFIFFNLGGIAHEIGVKQVAFYLWNKFGSSHKVTFTSVPFEDVVTEIFNSTSQSYMGVTLKRLMLMASEKIANNLKIDALLTGESVAQVSSQTLRNLALIDQATQKLVLRPLSTMNKPEIIDIAEKIGTRKFAENMPEYCGVISKNPVTHGSYERMEKEAKKFNYEVLDKAVEEALTINVDEIISDVNSIGEVEVVHDISKGNYTVIDIRQNDECIETCCETIKIPFYKLKSEFEKLPQDKEYLFYCDKGVLSQLHAQYLIDSKGYKNIKVYRP, encoded by the coding sequence ATGGTAGAAGCAGAAGTAAAAACTCAAAAATTTATTGTTAAATTTTCCCCTGAAATTATGATAAAGGGAAGTAAAGCAAAAAGACAAATGATAGATCAGCTTTTTGCAAATATAAAAAAGATTTTAAATAAAATCTCCGAAGAAATTGAGTATAAAAAACTTTTTGACAAAATAGAAGTTGTTTGTCCCATTGAAAAAGTTGAAGAAGTAAGAGAAAAACTTTTAGAAACTTCAGGGATAGAACTTGTTTTAGAAGCTATTCAAATAGATAATATGACTACTTTAGATGAGATCAAAAAAGTCGTAAATGAAAAAATGGCAGAAGAGATTCAAAATAAGACTTTTGTCGTAAGAGCTAAAAGAACAGGTCAGCAAGAGTTTAAATCAACAGATATAGAAAGAATTGTAGGCGGATATATGTTGGCAAACAATCCTACTTCAAAAGTAGATTTAAGAAATCCGGAAGTTACTATAAAAGTTGAACTTATTCATAAACAGTTAAATATTATTACAAATAGATATTCAGGACTTTCAGGATTTCCTTTGGGAACACAAGGAGATATTTTATCTTTGATGTCAGGAGGTTTTGATTCGACTGTTGCAAGTTATTTGACAATGAAAAGAGGAATAAAAACACATTTTATATTTTTTAACCTTGGTGGAATAGCTCATGAAATAGGTGTGAAACAGGTTGCTTTTTATCTTTGGAATAAGTTTGGAAGTTCCCATAAAGTAACTTTCACTTCTGTTCCTTTCGAAGATGTGGTAACAGAGATTTTTAATTCTACAAGTCAGTCTTATATGGGAGTTACTTTAAAAAGATTAATGCTTATGGCATCTGAAAAAATAGCAAACAACTTAAAAATTGATGCACTTTTAACAGGTGAAAGCGTAGCTCAAGTTTCAAGTCAGACTTTAAGAAATCTTGCTTTAATTGATCAAGCTACTCAAAAACTTGTTTTAAGACCGCTTAGTACTATGAACAAACCTGAAATTATTGATATAGCCGAGAAAATCGGTACTAGAAAATTTGCCGAAAATATGCCTGAATATTGTGGAGTAATTTCAAAAAATCCGGTAACTCACGGTTCCTATGAAAGAATGGAAAAAGAGGCCAAAAAGTTTAATTATGAAGTTTTGGATAAAGCTGTTGAAGAAGCCCTTACTATAAATGTTGATGAAATTATATCAGACGTAAACAGTATAGGTGAAGTTGAAGTCGTGCATGATATTTCAAAGGGTAACTATACGGTAATAGATATTAGGCAAAATGATGAGTGTATAGAGACTTGCTGCGAAACTATTAAAATACCTTTTTATAAACTAAAATCAGAGTTTGAAAAACTGCCGCAGGATAAAGAGTATCTTTTTTATTGTGATAAAGGTGTTTTAAGCCAATTACACGCACAATATTTGATTGATTCTAAGGGGTATAAAAATATAAAAGTTTATAGACCGTAG